The Bacillales bacterium genome segment ATGATGATGAACCCGAAGGCCAAAGCGACGAAAGGCGAAACGACGAGTGCCAAAATGATTCCGAGAAAGCCGTCATAGTTCAAGGCATGGATGCCTTCGGACGCGATAGCCGCGCCGGCCACCGATCCGATGATCGCATGGGACGAACTGCTCGGAATTCCGAAATACCAAGTGATGATGTTCCATGAAACGGCCGCGATCAAAGCAGCCATCACGACAATCAATCCGTTTTGAAGCTGAAAAGGATCGGTGATCCCTTTCGTAATGGTCTTGGCTACGCCGGTAAAGGCGAGCGCGCCGACAAAATTCATGACCCCCGCTAAAATTACGGCGAAACGAGGGGGCAACGCACCGGTCGAAATCGAGGTCGCCACCGTATTGGCCGTATCGTGAAACCCGTTGCTAAAGTCGAAAACGAGGGCAAAAATGACGATTAAGATGATCACAAAAAATATCGTATCCATCCAAACGCTCCTTATGCATTTCTCATAATGATCGTTTCAAGCGTGTTCGCCACGTCTTCGCAGCTGTCCGAAATGCCTTCGAGCAGCTCGTACATCTCTTTGTACTGAATCACTACGATCGGATTTTCTTCAGTCGAAAATAAATCTTTGAAACAAACGCGCAGCAATTCGTCGCAGGTCGACTCGTAATCATTGATTTTGATCGCGTGCGGGCGAATGTCAATCAATTTTTTCTTCTTCAACAAATTGACCGATTGCGCAACTTCTCCAACCGCGTCGTTCAAATGCCCGACGAATTTTTTCATGTAATCGTTCGGTTCCGTGATGTTGTACAGCTCGAACCTCGAAGAGCACGCCTCAAACCCGTCGAGAATGTCATCCATTTTTACAGCGAGTTCCAAAATGTCTTCCCGCTCCAGCGGCGTGATGAACGTTTTGTTCAACGCCACGATCAATTCATGGATGATCGTATCGCCTTTCGTTTCGTAATTCTTCATCACCTTCGCAAACTCTTTCAAATCCGCTTGGTTTTTAATTTCGAATTCCAAAAAGTACTGTGAAGCTTCCTTCAAGTTCTCGGCAATGTTCGACAACATCTTAAAGAAATCGTCCTGTTTTTGAGAAAAAAACACGTTTGGCACCTCCGAAAGGATTGTTCTTAAGCTATTTTTCGTTTGAAACACCTTTTTCATTCTAGCAAATCGTGTCGACTCTGAACATCGCTGCAATGTAAAGATTCAATTAAGGTTTTGTAAGCGCTTCCATTTTCCTAGCCAAATCCTCCCTCCCCTGCCAATATAAAATGCCCGTGTTACGTTGCTGTAACAACGTTTTTACGGTGTTGTCACACCGCTCAATTAAACTCGAGTTAAGCTTATAGTTTTTATAAAAAAAACTTTCGGGAGGATCGAATGACAGTGACTTGGGGGAAATGGTGGGTATCGGGGATTACGGCTGGTGCGCTCGCTTTTGGATCTTTTGCTGCAGGACCCGGCTTGACGGAAGTGTCCGCGAGCACGCAAACCGCAATGAACACGAATCAGTTGTTAAAAATGGGCGACCGGGGCGCCGACGTGAAAACGTTGCAAACGAAGTTGCGATCTCTAAATTATTATTGGGATGCGCTCGACGGAATTTTCGGGTCACATACGCGCGCTGCGGTCATCAGCTATCAACGCGACCACGGATTGGCCGTCGACGGGATTGCCGGCCCACAAACGTTGACTTCGTTATTTCCCGGGCAAGCGAACTCATCTTATCTCGACTATGGGGACAGGGGGGCATCCGTTTCCGACTTGCAGCAACAGCTGAAACGCCTCGACTACTATACATACGGGGTGGATGGGATCTTCGGGCACATGACCGAACAAGCGGTCGAAAACTTCCAAGCAGACCATCAATTGACGATAGACGGGATTGCCGGCCCGCAAACGTTGACAACCTTAGATCATGCCGTCACTGCAGCAAAAATCATTGAAGACGCGAAAGCGCTTGTCGGCACCCCGTATCAATGGGGCGGTGACAACCCGCAAGAAGGGTTTGACTGCAGCGGTTTCATTCATTACGTCTTTGCGAAGAACGGCATTTCCGTTCCGCGTACGACTTCGTCCCTTTGGGACGCCGGCCGAACCGTCGCTTATTTGCACCCGGGCGACCTCGTATTTTTCGAAACGTACAAAGACGGACCGTCTCACGTCGGTATTTATTTAGACGGAAACCGATTCATCCATTGCGGTTCGCACGGGGTCGTCATCGAAAGCCTCGGGATCAACTACTGGAGCAGCCGGTATCTCGGCGGCAAACGGTTGTTTTAACGGAAACTTGGGGGTTGCGCCAAACGCGTGTCCCCGTCTTCGCTCCGCTCACGGCTGACGCGATCTCCGTTCGAAGGGAAATGACGAAACGGCTGGGAATAGCCCCAGCCGTTTTCAGTTTCGGCGATGATCACTGTTGCTCGTCAGGTCAGTATTAATTAGCGAACCTATCTCCATCACCGATACGACTCATCGCCACGGTGAGGCCTTTCCGCGCCGGGCGCCGCTTACCCCTCGGCAAGTGTTCACGCATTATTCGGCATACAGCTGCTTCTCGCCGAGCGCCCGTTTCAAACCGTGAATCCAACCGAGATGCAGCCCTTCGTGGTAAATGCCGAAATTGAGCAAGTCGCCGATGATCGCCGGGCGCCCTGTCTTGATTAAGCCGAACGGCCGCTCTGTCCGCTCCTCGAGCCGGCCGGTGAAACGCTCTTCGATCAACTCCGGCTGCGCCTCCAGCAACGCTTGCAGCCTCGCAAGCGAGGGCATCTCTGCATCGCCCCAGTCTTCCGGGCTCGTCCCCCGGTCGAACCATTCCTTGTACCCTTCGGGAGATGGATCCTCCTCTCCCGCGAACCCGTACATCAGGCCGTTCAACGACACGTAAATGTGCCCGAAATTCCAGCGAAGCGAATTGTTGAACGCCCCCGGCTGCTTATCGGCGATCGCCTCCGGCGTCGCTTTCAGTGCGGCGAGCGTCAGGCGTCGCGACATTCTTAGCTGCGCAAACAGGGCTTCTTCATTCATTTTTACCCTTCCCTCCGTATCTTCAGCGGCCTTTAACGTTTCCGCTCACTTCAACTTTTATTTTTCGATGCGAACCTTCGAATTCCTGCTTCCACTTCCACCCTCTTCGGTCACGCCGGCCAGCTCCAGTCCTTTAAAGAACAAGCTGATGAAAATCGCGATCACCGTGGCGAGCGCCATGCCTTTCAGCGCGAACGTGCCGATCGTGACCGCCGCACCGCTCGTACCGATCACCAAAACGACAGAGGTCAACATGAGATTGGCCGGCTTTGAGTAATCGACCTTCGCTTCGACGAGCATGCTGATCCCGGAAGCGGCAATGACACCGAACAGCAACAAGGAAATGCCGCCCATGACCGGCGTCGGAATCGAAGAAATGAGCGCCGACAATTTGCCGATAAAAGAAATGAGAATCGCGATGACGGCGGCACCGCCGATGACCCACGTCGAATACACTTTCGAGATGGCGAGAACACCGATGTTCTCCCCGTATGTCGTATTCGGTGTCGAGCCGACGAAACCGGAAAGAATCGTCGAAATCCCGTTGCCGAGCAGTGAGCGGCCGAGGCCGGGATCGCGCGTTAAATCGCGTTCGACGATGTTGCCGGTGACGATCAGATGCCCCATGTGCTCCGCTACAACAACGAGGGCGGCGGGCGCGATAGCGATGATCGCCGACCATTGGAAAACCGGCGTGTAAAATTGCGGCAAGGCGAGCCAAGGAGCGGCAGCGACTTTGGATACGTCGACCATGCCGAACAGCGCCGCCAGGAGATAGCCGGCGACGATGCCGATCAAAATCGGAATGATTTTGAAAAAGCCGCGGAAGGCGACGGAGCCTAAGATGGTGATGAACAACGTGGCCATTGAAATAAAAATGACGCGGCCGTCGGGCGACCAGTTTTGCGGCGCGCCGTCAGGCGCGAGCAGGCCGGCCATTTGCGCGGCGGTGGGGACGAGTTCGAGGCCGATGACGGCGACGATGGCCCCCATGGCGGCCGGCGGGAAGACGACGTCGATCCAGCCGATGCCGGCAAAGCGGATGATGAGGGCGATGGCCGAAAAGATGAGGCCGACGACGATGAATCCGCCGAGCGCGGCGTTGTAGCCGCCGCCCGTGGAGAGCACGAAGAACACGGGCGAGATGAAGGCGAAGCTGGAGCCGAGGTAGGCCGGAATGCGGCCGCGGCAAATGATGAGATAGAGCAAGGTGCCGACGCCGTTCATAAGCAGAATCGTGGCCGGATTGACGTGAAACAGGATCGGCACGAGTACGGTGGAGCCGAACATGGCGAATAAGTGCTGGAAGCTGAGCGGGATGCTCTGAGAGAGCGGCGGCCGCTCCTCCACTTGAATGACTCTTTGCAAAATCGGATGCCTCCTCGTTTGAAATATGTAGAACAAAATCTCCTGCTAAGTATAACGTAACCTGTCGAATGTGAAAAAACGAATGCTTACAGCCGGGATGAACACCTAAACGGAAACGACATAGACTGAATATCAGAATGGAAAAAGGGTGTTTGTCATGCCGGGAGTGGTCGGCGTTTTAAAAGTGAATTCCGTGGGCTCCAGCGGTGTGCTGCATGTCGGAGACGTATACAGCATCGCACCGAACAGTGCTTTGAAAACGTTCGCCGGAGCCGGGTCTTTCAACACCGGCGATTATATTTCGATCGACAACCAACACAGCGTCACGAGAACGATCGATGAGGACACCGTGGATGCGAGCAATATTGGAAATGCGTAAGGAATCGTGTTGGCTTCTATAGAAAATATGACATTGAAGCATATCCGCAGACGGTGCCCCTGTTTTGACTTCAAACGACGGCAAATATAGCGAAAGGACGGAGAAGCGATGTATCCTTACGGGCAAGTACCGCAAACGTTTCTCAACCCGCAGCAGCACATGCAAGCACAGCAGCGACAAATCGAACAACTGCAAGAACAGTTGCAACAGATGCAAAGCGACTTGGAAGAACTTCGTTTGGAACCGAGAGAAATCCATTATAATTTCGACCAGTTAAAAATTGAGCGGCTGGACGGCACGCTGAATATCGGTTGGGGGGCAAAGGGGCAGGACGACGGACTCGACGATTTATCAGTGAACGGTGAATCGCTGGAGACGACGGCTCCCCGCGATCCGGCGATGCAAATGATGCAGTCGGCACGGAACGACGTGATGCATTATATGAATGGCCGTGCGCTCGACGACATGAAGCAGCTTGAAGAACGCTGCGAGTATCCTTTGGACGAACCGTATCGGAAGTTCATTTTGCGAGATTTACAAAAACAGGTGGATCCGCGAATTCGCCACTACTATTCGCAAATAAAGCATCAGTTGAACGATAGAAACCGGGAGGAATTGGCCAAACAAATCGCGGAAAAAGTAAGAAACGATGTTTACCGGGGAATGGAACAGTTCCTCGGCCAATTGAAACAAGGAAGGGACGCACAATGAATTACAACGTGACGAACTACGGAATATCCGTCGGAAATGTACGCATCATCGGGGTAACGTCCTCATCGGTTTTTCTCATTGGCGATGCGGAAGACATTAAATGCGCTTCGGCGTTTGATACACCGCCGGAATCGTTGATAATCGGACAGGAACCATTTCCTGCGCCTCTCGTTCCGTTGACTTCGGAATCGGCTTAAGGGGGGATTGGCTTGAGGAGACTGTCACTTGTCGATTGGATGAAGGTGCGTTCGGTATCTTCAAGTGCGACATTACAAATCGGAGACAGCGAGACGATCACACCGTACGATCAAGTGTTAGCGGTGCAAAGAGAATTCCCGGTTTACAGCAATAGCGATTTCGACTTTCAACGCTTTGACTTTTTCACGAGACCTTTGCCGCCTGTTCCTGCGGGTTGCGGCGGGCATTTCCATTCGGAGAATCGGGTTCCGATCATAAAAGTCGGAGCGGTCGACATCCACGGCGTGGCAGCATCCTCCGTCGTACAGGTCGGCTCGACCCGGCACGTGTTCAGTTCATCGCGAGTGAAGCAAATCCGACAGTTTTTCCTTCCGTTAACAGAAGAGCAATACGCATATTTTTATGAAGATAATGATGACAATCGGAGCTAGACCGAACTCCTCTCCAATCGCGACATACAATAGCACTATCTTATTTTCGCAGAAAAAGGATGTTGCCCGATGCCTTCTATCGTCGGTCCGGTAAAAATCAACAGCGTCGCCAGCAGCGGGGTCGTCGACTTCGGGGATAATTGGCAAATCACGCCAAAAAGCACGACAAAAACGTATGCGGGATCAGGGTCTTTCGGCACCGGCGACTTTCATGTAAACTATAACGCCATCAGTAATACGATCGTTCCGGATCCTGACGCGGTCGATTCAAGCAATACCGCGAACAACTAACCGGGGGCGGCACAATGGTAGTGAACATTTATCAAAACATCGACATTCGAACGTTGAACGTTGGAAGCGTTACGAACTCGTCGGTCTTGCAAATCGGGAGCGCCGGCTGCATCCATACGGCCGCTCATTTATACAACACCGGCGGCTTTACGGCTGAAGCGCCATCCTTGATTGAAACCGACACGACAACGGAAGCCCCGCTCGTGCCGCTCGTGGCACCGTCACCCTCGTGATTCGCTTTGTTCCCGCCGGCGAATCGCAGCAAGCAATACTCTCACAGCAAACAACAACGCGAAGATACTCACATACGAGGATTGCCAGGTCCACGAATTATAGTGAACGAGATTTGTATACCTCTCCAAAATCGTTTCTCCAGCGGTTAGAACGGTTGTATAGCCGATGCCTTGCCGTAAGATGCCGCTCCAACTCGCATGCGAAGTAGTTTGGCAA includes the following:
- a CDS encoding DUF47 domain-containing protein, whose product is MFFSQKQDDFFKMLSNIAENLKEASQYFLEFEIKNQADLKEFAKVMKNYETKGDTIIHELIVALNKTFITPLEREDILELAVKMDDILDGFEACSSRFELYNITEPNDYMKKFVGHLNDAVGEVAQSVNLLKKKKLIDIRPHAIKINDYESTCDELLRVCFKDLFSTEENPIVVIQYKEMYELLEGISDSCEDVANTLETIIMRNA
- a CDS encoding peptidoglycan-binding protein — encoded protein: MTVTWGKWWVSGITAGALAFGSFAAGPGLTEVSASTQTAMNTNQLLKMGDRGADVKTLQTKLRSLNYYWDALDGIFGSHTRAAVISYQRDHGLAVDGIAGPQTLTSLFPGQANSSYLDYGDRGASVSDLQQQLKRLDYYTYGVDGIFGHMTEQAVENFQADHQLTIDGIAGPQTLTTLDHAVTAAKIIEDAKALVGTPYQWGGDNPQEGFDCSGFIHYVFAKNGISVPRTTSSLWDAGRTVAYLHPGDLVFFETYKDGPSHVGIYLDGNRFIHCGSHGVVIESLGINYWSSRYLGGKRLF
- a CDS encoding DinB family protein is translated as MNEEALFAQLRMSRRLTLAALKATPEAIADKQPGAFNNSLRWNFGHIYVSLNGLMYGFAGEEDPSPEGYKEWFDRGTSPEDWGDAEMPSLARLQALLEAQPELIEERFTGRLEERTERPFGLIKTGRPAIIGDLLNFGIYHEGLHLGWIHGLKRALGEKQLYAE
- the uraA gene encoding uracil permease, whose product is MLQRVIQVEERPPLSQSIPLSFQHLFAMFGSTVLVPILFHVNPATILLMNGVGTLLYLIICRGRIPAYLGSSFAFISPVFFVLSTGGGYNAALGGFIVVGLIFSAIALIIRFAGIGWIDVVFPPAAMGAIVAVIGLELVPTAAQMAGLLAPDGAPQNWSPDGRVIFISMATLFITILGSVAFRGFFKIIPILIGIVAGYLLAALFGMVDVSKVAAAPWLALPQFYTPVFQWSAIIAIAPAALVVVAEHMGHLIVTGNIVERDLTRDPGLGRSLLGNGISTILSGFVGSTPNTTYGENIGVLAISKVYSTWVIGGAAVIAILISFIGKLSALISSIPTPVMGGISLLLFGVIAASGISMLVEAKVDYSKPANLMLTSVVLVIGTSGAAVTIGTFALKGMALATVIAIFISLFFKGLELAGVTEEGGSGSRNSKVRIEK
- a CDS encoding spore germination protein — encoded protein: MPGVVGVLKVNSVGSSGVLHVGDVYSIAPNSALKTFAGAGSFNTGDYISIDNQHSVTRTIDEDTVDASNIGNA
- the gerPC gene encoding spore germination protein GerPC; translated protein: MYPYGQVPQTFLNPQQHMQAQQRQIEQLQEQLQQMQSDLEELRLEPREIHYNFDQLKIERLDGTLNIGWGAKGQDDGLDDLSVNGESLETTAPRDPAMQMMQSARNDVMHYMNGRALDDMKQLEERCEYPLDEPYRKFILRDLQKQVDPRIRHYYSQIKHQLNDRNREELAKQIAEKVRNDVYRGMEQFLGQLKQGRDAQ
- a CDS encoding spore gernimation protein GerPD is translated as MNYNVTNYGISVGNVRIIGVTSSSVFLIGDAEDIKCASAFDTPPESLIIGQEPFPAPLVPLTSESA
- a CDS encoding spore germination protein GerPE, coding for MRRLSLVDWMKVRSVSSSATLQIGDSETITPYDQVLAVQREFPVYSNSDFDFQRFDFFTRPLPPVPAGCGGHFHSENRVPIIKVGAVDIHGVAASSVVQVGSTRHVFSSSRVKQIRQFFLPLTEEQYAYFYEDNDDNRS
- a CDS encoding spore germination protein, giving the protein MPSIVGPVKINSVASSGVVDFGDNWQITPKSTTKTYAGSGSFGTGDFHVNYNAISNTIVPDPDAVDSSNTANN
- a CDS encoding spore germination protein GerPB, with the protein product MVVNIYQNIDIRTLNVGSVTNSSVLQIGSAGCIHTAAHLYNTGGFTAEAPSLIETDTTTEAPLVPLVAPSPS